Proteins encoded in a region of the Raphanus sativus cultivar WK10039 chromosome 8, ASM80110v3, whole genome shotgun sequence genome:
- the LOC130499243 gene encoding 4-coumarate--CoA ligase-like 8 isoform X1 — translation MWDILSNTNSTFYSKRNPLPLPANTSLDVTTFISSQAHRGTTAFIDASTSHRLSFSGLWRAVNRVADCLHSDFAIRRGDVVLVLSPNSISVPIVCLSVMSLGAVVTTANPLNTAGEISGQMADSNPKLAFTTPELAKKLAGSGVSIFLERKGPTRGVRVAGYLTEMVNKETSGDRARDRVDKDDTAMLLYSSGTTGRSKGVIISHGNLIAHVARYIAEPWETNETFLCTVPLFHTFGLLNYVMATVALGSTVVILRKFDLHEMVAAAEKYRATTLALVPPIVVVMINGSDVIKAKYDLSSVRRVRCGGAPLSKEVTEGFLKAYPTVDIFQGYALTESNGAGASIDTVEESRRSGAVGLLSSGVEARIMDLDTGRIMGVDQTGELWLKGPSIARGYFRNKEAAKETINSEGWLKTGDLCYIDDDGFVFIVDRLKELIKYKGYQVPPAELEALLLSHPDILDAAVIPIPDKEAGQCPMAFVQRKPERDLSKKQVIDFISKQVAPYKRIRKVAFIDSVPKTASGKTLRKVLINLATSKL, via the exons ATGTGGGATATTCTCTCCAATACAAACTCGACGTTTTACAGTAAACGCAACCCATTGCCACTTCCGGCGAACACCTCACTCGACGTCACCACTTTCATCTCCTCTCAAGCTCACCGAGGTACAACAGCCTTCATAGACGCCTCCACGAGCCACCGCCTAAGCTTCTCCGGCCTCTGGAGAGCCGTGAACCGTGTTGCGGACTGTCTCCACAGCGACTTTGCGATAAGAAGAGGCGACGTAGTACTCGTCCTATCTCCCAACTCCATCTCCGTCCCCATCGTCTGCCTCTCCGTCATGTCTCTCGGCGCCGTCGTCACCACGGCGAATCCTCTCAACACCGCTGGTGAGATCTCCGGGCAGATGGCAGATAGCAACCCTAAGCTCGCCTTCACAACGCCTGAGCTGGCTAAAAAACTCGCCGGTTCGGGTGTCTCCATTTTCCTCGAGAGAAAGGGACCCACTCGCGGAGTCAGAGTCGCTGGTTATCTGACTGAGATGGTGAACAAGGAGACGAGTGGAGACCGTGCCAGAGACCGAGTCGACAAGGACGACACGGCGATGCTTCTATACTCGTCGGGAACCACGGGGCGAAGCAAAGGGGTGATAATTTCTCACGGGAACTTAATAGCACACGTGGCGAGATACATTGCTGAGCCATGGGAGACAAACGAGACTTTCCTCTGCACCGTTCCGTTGTTCCACACCTTCGGGTTACTAAACTACGTCATGGCCACCGTAGCTTTGGGTTCAACGGTGGTGATTCTCCGGAAGTTTGATCTCCACGAGATGGTGGCGGCAGCAGAGAAGTACAGAGCGACGACTCTGGCTCTGGTCCCGCCGATCGTGGTAGTTATGATCAACGGCTCAGATGTGATCAAGGCCAAGTACGATCTGAGTTCTGTCCGAAGGGTTAGGTGTGGTGGTGCCCCCTTGAGCAAGGAAGTTACTGAAGGGTTTTTAAAGGCATATCCAACGGTCGATATTTTTCAAGGGTACGCTTTGACTGAATCGAACGGCGCAGGAGCTTCTATTGATACGGTGGAGGAGAGTCGGAGATCCGGTGCGGTAGGGTTGTTGTCGTCCGGGGTGGAAGCGAGGATTATGGATCTGGATACGGGTCGGATTATGGGTGTTGACCAAACGGGCGAGCTTTGGCTCAAAGGGCCTTCTATTGCTAGAG GTTATTTTAGGAACAAAGAAGCTGCAAAAGAAACTATCAATTCAGAGGGATGGCTTAAAACCGGAGATCTTTGCTATATCGACGATGATGGGTTTGTTTTTATCGTTGATCGACTTAAAGAGCTAATCAAATACAAAGGTTATCAG GTGCCTCCAGCTGAACTAGAGGCTCTCCTATTAAGCCACCCGGATATTCTTGATGCAGCAGTTATTCC GATTCCTGACAAGGAAGCAGGCCAATGTCCAATGGCTTTCGTGCAACGCAAGCCTGAGCGCGATCTTTCTAAGAAACAAGTTATTGACTTCATCTCTAAACAG GTGGCCCCATATAAAAGAATAAGGAAGGTCGCATTTATAGACTCCGTACCAAAGACTGCATCCGGCAAAACACTTCGCAAGGTTCTCATCAACCTAGCCACTTCTAAGCTTTAA
- the LOC108822201 gene encoding mitochondrial import inner membrane translocase subunit TIM17-1-like: MGTPETNREPCPDRILDDIGGAFGMGVAGGSVFHFIRGIYKSPAGARLSGGAQYVRMNVPKVGGSFAVWGGLFSTMDCAMVYARQKEDPWNSIIAGAATGGLLSLRQGFRATGKAALFGGAILALIQGVQMTAEKLASAAQHNQAMMVDDAASFPPPGQVYGQSVPETSSPAASEAGSGSWFGGLFGKGKKKESEGESGSKTRVLESFDAPPVPTYEFN, translated from the coding sequence ATGGGAACTCCAGAGACTAACAGAGAGCCATGCCCCGACCGTATCTTAGATGATATCGGCGGTGCGTTCGGCATGGGTGTAGCCGGAGGATCCGTCTTTCACTTTATCAGAGGAATCTACAAATCTCCCGCCGGCGCTCGTCTCTCCGGCGGCGCACAGTACGTGCGTATGAACGTTCCTAAAGTCGGAGGAAGCTTCGCCGTGTGGGGTGGTCTGTTCTCGACCATGGACTGCGCCATGGTGTACGCTAGACAGAAGGAAGATCCGTGGAACTCGATCATTGCCGGCGCCGCCACCGGAGGTCTTTTATCGCTGCGCCAGGGCTTCCGCGCGACTGGTAAGGCGGCTTTGTTCGGAGGTGCGATTTTAGCTCTCATACAAGGAGTCCAGATGACTGCGGAGAAACTCGCGAGTGCTGCGCAGCACAATCAGGCTATGATGGTGGATGATGCGGCCTCGTTCCCACCACCAGGTCAGGTTTATGGACAGTCCGTGCCGGAAACTTCTTCACCTGCTGCTTCGGAGGCAGGTTCGGGATCTTGGTTTGGAGGTTTGTTTGGGAAAGGGAAGAAGAAGGAGTCTGAGGGTGAGTCAGGGAGCAAAACTCGAGTTCTGGAGAGCTTTGATGCGCCTCCTGTCCCAACTTACGAGTTTAACTAA
- the LOC130499242 gene encoding peroxisomal OPC-8:0-CoA ligase 1-like has translation MASVDSRSGFCNSNSTFYSKRTPIPLPPNPSLDVTTFISSQAHRGRTAFIDATTGQNLTFAELWRAVESVGDCLSDMGIRKGHVVLLLSPNSILFPVVCLSVMSLGAVITTTNPLNTAAEIAKQIKDSNPVLAFTTSQLLPKIAAAAEKLPVVLMDEERVDSAARKRLAEMMRREPSGTRVAERVDQDDTATLLYSSGTTGMSKGVVSSHRNLIAMVQTIVNRFGSDGGSQGEQRFICTVPMFHIYGLAAFATGLLAYGSTIIVLSKFEMGEMMSAIGKYKATYLPLVPPILVAMVNGAEQINAKYDLSSLHTVLCGGAPLSKEVTEGFMEKYPTVKIMQGYGLTESTGIGASTDTVEESRRYGTAGKLSASMEGRIVDPVTGRVLGPNRTGELWLKGPSIMKGYFSNEEATSSTLDSEGWLRTGDLCYIDEDGFIFVVDRLKELIKYKGYQVPPAELEALLLTHPEIADAAVIPFPDKEVGQFPMAYVVRKAGSLLSEKSVMEFVAKQVAPYKRVRKMAFVSSIPKNPSGKILRKDLIKLATSNSKL, from the exons ATGGCCTCAGTTGATTCTCGAAGTGGTTTCTGCAACTCGAACTCGACTTTCTACAGCAAACGAACACCGATCCCTCTCCCGCCTAATCCCTCCCTCGACGTCACGACTTTCATCTCCTCTCAGGCTCACCGCGGCCGCACCGCCTTCATCGACGCCACCACCGGTCAAAACCTCACCTTCGCCGAGCTATGGCGCGCCGTGGAGTCCGTCGGAGACTGTCTCTCCGACATGGGGATCCGCAAGGGCCACGTCGTCCTCCTCCTCTCCCCGAACTCCATCCTCTTCCCCGTCGTCTGTCTCTCCGTGATGTCCCTCGGCGCCgtcatcaccaccaccaaccCTCTCAACACCGCCGCCGAGATCGCCAAGCAGATCAAAGACTCGAACCCCGTCCTCGCCTTCACCACGTCGCAGCTCCTCCCCAAAATCGCCGCCGCCGCCGAGAAGCTCCCGGTCGTGCTCATGGACGAGGAGCGAGTCGACTCGGCGGCGAGGAAGCGTCTGGCGGAGATGATGAGGAGGGAGCCGAGCGGGACCAGAGTCGCGGAGCGAGTCGACCAGGACGACACGGCGACTCTGCTTTACTCCTCCGGGACCACCGGGATGAGCAAAGGAGTTGTCTCTTCTCACCGGAACCTTATCGCGATGGTGCAGACCATCGTGAACCGGTTCGGATCCGACGGGGGATCTCAAGGAGAGCAGAGGTTCATCTGCACCGTTCCCATGTTCCACATCTACGGCTTGGCGGCGTTCGCCACGGGACTCCTCGCTTACGGGTCGACGATCATCGTTCTCTCCAAGTTCGAGATGGGCGAGATGATGTCGGCGATAGGGAAGTACAAAGCGACGTATCTTCCTCTCGTGCCGCCGATCCTCGTCGCCATGGTCAACGGCGCGGAGCAGATCAATGCCAAGTACGATCTGAGCTCTCTGCATACGGTGTTGTGCGGAGGAGCTCCGTTGAGCAAGGAGGTGACGGAGGGGTTTATGGAGAAGTATCCGACGGTCAAGATCATGCAAGGGTATGGGTTGACCGAGTCAACGGGTATAGGAGCCTCTACGGATACTGTTGAGGAGAGCCGGAGATACGGGACGGCCGGGAAATTGTCGGCAAGTATGGAGGGGAGGATCGTTGATCCGGTTACGGGTCGGGTTCTTGGTCCGAACCGTACCGGTGAGCTCTGGCTCAAGGGTCCTTCCATTATGAAAG GTTATTTCAGTAATGAGGAAGCTACGAGCTCTACTCTTGATTCTGAAGGATGGTTAAGGACTGGAGATCTCTGCTATATTGATGAGGATGGATTCATATTTGTGGTTGATCGGTTAAAGGAACTGATCAAGTACAAAGGCTACCAG GTCCCTCCAGCTGAGCTAGAGGCTTTGTTGCTCACTCATCCTGAAATCGCTGATGCCGCAGTTATCCC GTTTCCCGACAAAGAAGTAGGGCAGTTTCCGATGGCATACGTTGTAAGGAAAGCAGGAAGCTTGTTATCAGAGAAGTCAGTGATGGAGTTTGTAGCAAAACAAGTGGCACCGTACAAGAGGGTACGGAAGATGGCTTTCGTATCTTCCATACCAAAAAATCCTTCTGGAAAGATTCTGCGCAAGGATCTCATCAAGCTCGCAACGTCCAACTCCAAACTTTGA
- the LOC108822202 gene encoding plastocyanin major isoform, chloroplastic, which produces MEFAFITIHCSISFDSLTHKTHKSHTPHLPKDNPPKKIKTPHHNIMASITSATVAIPSFTGLKSTVSKPSAVVRLPTTTSRNLTVKSSLKDFGVAAVAAAASIALAGNAMAIDVLLGSGDGALAFVPNEFTIAKGEKIVFKNNAGFPHNVVFDEDEIPSGVDASKISMDEQDLLNAAGETYEVALTEPGTYSFYCAPHQGAGMVGKVTVN; this is translated from the coding sequence ATGGAGTTTGCTTTTATAACCATTCATTGCTCTATCTCTTTCGATAGCCTCACTCATAAAACTCACAAGTCGCACACTCCTCACTTACCAAAGGATAACCcaccaaaaaaaatcaagactcCCCACCACAACATCATGGCCTCAATAACCTCAGCCACCGTCGCAATCCCATCGTTCACCGGCCTGAAATCCACAGTCTCCAAACCCTCCGCCGTCGTCAGGCTCCCCACCACAACATCACGGAACCTCACCGTGAAGTCATCTCTAAAGGACTTCGGAGTCGCTGCCGTAGCGGCTGCAGCTTCCATCGCTTTGGCCGGAAACGCCATGGCCATCGACGTTCTCTTGGGATCAGGAGATGGAGCGTTGGCTTTCGTTCCCAACGAGTTCACCATAGCGAAAGGAGAGAAGATTGTGTTCAAGAACAACGCTGGATTCCCGCACAACGTTGTGTTCGATGAGGACGAGATCCCGAGCGGTGTTGACGCGAGCAAGATCTCCATGGACGAGCAAGATCTGCTCAACGCCGCTGGAGAGACGTACGAGGTTGCTTTGACTGAGCCTGGGACCTACAGCTTCTACTGTGCGCCGCATCAGGGTGCTGGTATGGTCGGCAAAGTCACCGTTAACTAA
- the LOC108822200 gene encoding mitochondrial import inner membrane translocase subunit TIM17-1-like: METPESTTIELCPDKILDDVGSTFGLGIAGGSAFHFIRGIYSSPAGARLSGGAEYVRMNAPRVGGSFAVWGGLYSSFICAMEYARQKEDSWNTVFAGAATGGLLSLRQGFRVSCNGALNTVVLLVLTERTVAAVYKFANPAQDEDALVDDAASLPPGVHMGQVLGQSVPETSSATEVCSRSWFGGLIGSGKKKETEDKSGSTTQILESFDASHVPIDEFN; this comes from the coding sequence ATGGAAACTCCAGAGAGTACAACAATAGAACTATGTCCCGACAAAATCTTAGATGATGTCGGCAGTACGTTCGGCTTGGGCATTGCCGGAGGATCAGCCTTTCACTTCATCAGAGGAATCTACAGCTCTCCCGCCGGTGCTCGTCTCTCCGGCGGCGCTGAGTATGTACGTATGAACGCCCCGAGAGTCGGAGGAAGCTTCGCCGTATGGGGTGGTCTCTACTCGAGCTTTATCTGCGCTATGGAGTACGCGAGACAGAAGGAAGATTCATGGAACACGGTCTTTGCCGGCGCCGCCACCGGAGGTCTTTTATCGCTGCGTCAAGGCTTCCGCGTGTCTTGTAACGGGGCTTTAAACACTGTTGTGCTTTTAGTTCTCACAGAAAGAACCGTAGCCGCTGTGTACAAATTCGCGAATCCTGCGCAGGACGAGGATGCTTTAGTGGATGATGCAGCCTCGTTACCACCTGGTGTGCACATGGGTCAGGTTCTTGGTCAGTCCGTTCCGGAGACTTCTTCTGCTACGGAGGTTTGTTCGAGATCTTGGTTTGGAGGTTTGATTGGGAGTgggaagaagaaagagactGAGGATAAGTCAGGGAGTACAACTCAGATTCTGGAGAGCTTTGATGCGTCTCATGTGCCAATTGACGAATTTAACTAA
- the LOC130499243 gene encoding 4-coumarate--CoA ligase-like 8 isoform X3, translating into MWDILSNTNSTFYSKRNPLPLPANTSLDVTTFISSQAHRGTTAFIDASTSHRLSFSGLWRAVNRVADCLHSDFAIRRGDVVLVLSPNSISVPIVCLSVMSLGAVVTTANPLNTAGEISGQMADSNPKLAFTTPELAKKLAGSGVSIFLERKGPTRGVRVAGYLTEMVNKETSGDRARDRVDKDDTAMLLYSSGTTGRSKGVIISHGNLIAHVARYIAEPWETNETFLCTVPLFHTFGLLNYVMATVALGSTVVILRKFDLHEMVAAAEKYRATTLALVPPIVVVMINGSDVIKAKYDLSSVRRVRCGGAPLSKEVTEGFLKAYPTVDIFQGYALTESNGAGASIDTVEESRRSGAVGLLSSGVEARIMDLDTGRIMGVDQTGELWLKGPSIARGYFRNKEAAKETINSEGWLKTGDLCYIDDDGFVFIVDRLKELIKYKGYQVPPAELEALLLSHPDILDAAVIPIPDKEAGQCPMAFVQRKPERDLSKKQVIDFISKQVAPYKRIRKVAFIDSVPKTASGKTLRKV; encoded by the exons ATGTGGGATATTCTCTCCAATACAAACTCGACGTTTTACAGTAAACGCAACCCATTGCCACTTCCGGCGAACACCTCACTCGACGTCACCACTTTCATCTCCTCTCAAGCTCACCGAGGTACAACAGCCTTCATAGACGCCTCCACGAGCCACCGCCTAAGCTTCTCCGGCCTCTGGAGAGCCGTGAACCGTGTTGCGGACTGTCTCCACAGCGACTTTGCGATAAGAAGAGGCGACGTAGTACTCGTCCTATCTCCCAACTCCATCTCCGTCCCCATCGTCTGCCTCTCCGTCATGTCTCTCGGCGCCGTCGTCACCACGGCGAATCCTCTCAACACCGCTGGTGAGATCTCCGGGCAGATGGCAGATAGCAACCCTAAGCTCGCCTTCACAACGCCTGAGCTGGCTAAAAAACTCGCCGGTTCGGGTGTCTCCATTTTCCTCGAGAGAAAGGGACCCACTCGCGGAGTCAGAGTCGCTGGTTATCTGACTGAGATGGTGAACAAGGAGACGAGTGGAGACCGTGCCAGAGACCGAGTCGACAAGGACGACACGGCGATGCTTCTATACTCGTCGGGAACCACGGGGCGAAGCAAAGGGGTGATAATTTCTCACGGGAACTTAATAGCACACGTGGCGAGATACATTGCTGAGCCATGGGAGACAAACGAGACTTTCCTCTGCACCGTTCCGTTGTTCCACACCTTCGGGTTACTAAACTACGTCATGGCCACCGTAGCTTTGGGTTCAACGGTGGTGATTCTCCGGAAGTTTGATCTCCACGAGATGGTGGCGGCAGCAGAGAAGTACAGAGCGACGACTCTGGCTCTGGTCCCGCCGATCGTGGTAGTTATGATCAACGGCTCAGATGTGATCAAGGCCAAGTACGATCTGAGTTCTGTCCGAAGGGTTAGGTGTGGTGGTGCCCCCTTGAGCAAGGAAGTTACTGAAGGGTTTTTAAAGGCATATCCAACGGTCGATATTTTTCAAGGGTACGCTTTGACTGAATCGAACGGCGCAGGAGCTTCTATTGATACGGTGGAGGAGAGTCGGAGATCCGGTGCGGTAGGGTTGTTGTCGTCCGGGGTGGAAGCGAGGATTATGGATCTGGATACGGGTCGGATTATGGGTGTTGACCAAACGGGCGAGCTTTGGCTCAAAGGGCCTTCTATTGCTAGAG GTTATTTTAGGAACAAAGAAGCTGCAAAAGAAACTATCAATTCAGAGGGATGGCTTAAAACCGGAGATCTTTGCTATATCGACGATGATGGGTTTGTTTTTATCGTTGATCGACTTAAAGAGCTAATCAAATACAAAGGTTATCAG GTGCCTCCAGCTGAACTAGAGGCTCTCCTATTAAGCCACCCGGATATTCTTGATGCAGCAGTTATTCC GATTCCTGACAAGGAAGCAGGCCAATGTCCAATGGCTTTCGTGCAACGCAAGCCTGAGCGCGATCTTTCTAAGAAACAAGTTATTGACTTCATCTCTAAACAG GTGGCCCCATATAAAAGAATAAGGAAGGTCGCATTTATAGACTCCGTACCAAAGACTGCATCCGGCAAAACACTTCGCAAG GTTTGA
- the LOC130499243 gene encoding 4-coumarate--CoA ligase-like 8 isoform X2 has protein sequence MWDILSNTNSTFYSKRNPLPLPANTSLDVTTFISSQAHRGTTAFIDASTSHRLSFSGLWRAVNRVADCLHSDFAIRRGDVVLVLSPNSISVPIVCLSVMSLGAVVTTANPLNTAGEISGQMADSNPKLAFTTPELAKKLAGSGVSIFLERKGPTRGVRVAGYLTEMVNKETSGDRARDRVDKDDTAMLLYSSGTTGRSKGVIISHGNLIAHVARYIAEPWETNETFLCTVPLFHTFGLLNYVMATVALGSTVVILRKFDLHEMVAAAEKYRATTLALVPPIVVVMINGSDVIKAKYDLSSVRRVRCGGAPLSKEVTEGFLKAYPTVDIFQGYALTESNGAGASIDTVEESRRSGAVGLLSSGVEARIMDLDTGRIMGVDQTGELWLKGPSIARGYFRNKEAAKETINSEGWLKTGDLCYIDDDGFVFIVDRLKELIKYKGYQVPPAELEALLLSHPDILDAAVIPIPDKEAGQCPMAFVQRKPERDLSKKQVIDFISKQVAPYKRIRKVAFIDSVPKTASGKTLRKVPSDSS, from the exons ATGTGGGATATTCTCTCCAATACAAACTCGACGTTTTACAGTAAACGCAACCCATTGCCACTTCCGGCGAACACCTCACTCGACGTCACCACTTTCATCTCCTCTCAAGCTCACCGAGGTACAACAGCCTTCATAGACGCCTCCACGAGCCACCGCCTAAGCTTCTCCGGCCTCTGGAGAGCCGTGAACCGTGTTGCGGACTGTCTCCACAGCGACTTTGCGATAAGAAGAGGCGACGTAGTACTCGTCCTATCTCCCAACTCCATCTCCGTCCCCATCGTCTGCCTCTCCGTCATGTCTCTCGGCGCCGTCGTCACCACGGCGAATCCTCTCAACACCGCTGGTGAGATCTCCGGGCAGATGGCAGATAGCAACCCTAAGCTCGCCTTCACAACGCCTGAGCTGGCTAAAAAACTCGCCGGTTCGGGTGTCTCCATTTTCCTCGAGAGAAAGGGACCCACTCGCGGAGTCAGAGTCGCTGGTTATCTGACTGAGATGGTGAACAAGGAGACGAGTGGAGACCGTGCCAGAGACCGAGTCGACAAGGACGACACGGCGATGCTTCTATACTCGTCGGGAACCACGGGGCGAAGCAAAGGGGTGATAATTTCTCACGGGAACTTAATAGCACACGTGGCGAGATACATTGCTGAGCCATGGGAGACAAACGAGACTTTCCTCTGCACCGTTCCGTTGTTCCACACCTTCGGGTTACTAAACTACGTCATGGCCACCGTAGCTTTGGGTTCAACGGTGGTGATTCTCCGGAAGTTTGATCTCCACGAGATGGTGGCGGCAGCAGAGAAGTACAGAGCGACGACTCTGGCTCTGGTCCCGCCGATCGTGGTAGTTATGATCAACGGCTCAGATGTGATCAAGGCCAAGTACGATCTGAGTTCTGTCCGAAGGGTTAGGTGTGGTGGTGCCCCCTTGAGCAAGGAAGTTACTGAAGGGTTTTTAAAGGCATATCCAACGGTCGATATTTTTCAAGGGTACGCTTTGACTGAATCGAACGGCGCAGGAGCTTCTATTGATACGGTGGAGGAGAGTCGGAGATCCGGTGCGGTAGGGTTGTTGTCGTCCGGGGTGGAAGCGAGGATTATGGATCTGGATACGGGTCGGATTATGGGTGTTGACCAAACGGGCGAGCTTTGGCTCAAAGGGCCTTCTATTGCTAGAG GTTATTTTAGGAACAAAGAAGCTGCAAAAGAAACTATCAATTCAGAGGGATGGCTTAAAACCGGAGATCTTTGCTATATCGACGATGATGGGTTTGTTTTTATCGTTGATCGACTTAAAGAGCTAATCAAATACAAAGGTTATCAG GTGCCTCCAGCTGAACTAGAGGCTCTCCTATTAAGCCACCCGGATATTCTTGATGCAGCAGTTATTCC GATTCCTGACAAGGAAGCAGGCCAATGTCCAATGGCTTTCGTGCAACGCAAGCCTGAGCGCGATCTTTCTAAGAAACAAGTTATTGACTTCATCTCTAAACAG GTGGCCCCATATAAAAGAATAAGGAAGGTCGCATTTATAGACTCCGTACCAAAGACTGCATCCGGCAAAACACTTCGCAAG GTGCCTTCAGACTCCAGCTGA
- the LOC108819598 gene encoding 4-coumarate--CoA ligase-like 2: MALDRKSGFCESNSIFYSKRDPMILPPPDQHLDVTTFISSQPHRGKTAFVDAVTDRRLGFSELWLGVKRVAARLYSLGVRKGDVVVILSPNSILYPVVSLSVMSLGAVITTANPISTSGEISKQLEDSLPVLAFTTCQLVSKLAAAAAAAAVSAASEANLPVVLMDGDDGVKAHEKGVKIVGSLETMMESEPSESRAKQRVNQDDTAALLYSSGTTGKSKGVMITHRNLIALAHTYRLRFGLEQRTVCTIPMCHVFSFGGFATSYIALGWTTVVLPKFEMSKLLSAVEVHRPTHLTLVPPMVVGMVNGAKEINSKYDVSSLHTVVAGGAPLSREVIEKFVRNYPNVKVLQGYGLTETTAIVATMFTKEETERFGSSGLLSPNVEAKIVDPETGRLLGVGQTGELWLRSPTVMKGYYKNEEATAATIDSDGWLKTGDLCYIDSEGFVFVVDRLKELIKCNGYQVAPAELEALLLAHPEIDDAAVIPIPDEKAGQYPMAYIVRKAGSNLSESEIMGFVAKQVSRYKKIRKVVFLGSIPKNPSGKILRRELKKLTTSKL; the protein is encoded by the exons ATGGCATTAGATCGGAAAAGTGGTTTCTGCGAGTCAAACTCCATTTTCTACAGCAAGCGCGACCCCATGATCCTCCCCCCTCCAGACCAACACCTCGACGTCACGACGTTCATCTCGTCGCAGCCTCACCGCGGTAAAACCGCCTTCGTAGACGCCGTCACCGACCGTCGCCTCGGCTTCTCCGAGCTCTGGCTCGGCGTGAAGAGAGTCGCCGCTCGTCTTTATTCGCTAGGCGTTCGCAAGGGCGATGTCGTCGTCATACTCTCTCCCAACTCCATCCTCTACCCCGTCGTCTCCCTCTCCGTGATGTCTCTCGGCGCCGTCATCACCACGGCGAACCCGATCAGCACTTCCGGCGAAATCTCCAAACAGCTCGAGGATTCTCTCCCCGTCCTCGCCTTCACCACCTGCCAACTCGTCTCCAAActcgccgccgccgccgccgccgccgccgtctcCGCCGCGTCGGAAGCGAACCTCCCGGTGGTTCTCATGGACGGAGACGACGGAGTAAAAGCTCACGAGAAAGGCGTGAAGATAGTGGGGAGCTTGGAGACGATGATGGAGAGTGAACCGAGCGAGTCACGAGCGAAGCAGCGAGTCAACCAGGACGACACGGCGGCTTTACTATACTCATCAGGCACGACGGGGAAAAGCAAGGGAGTGATGATAACGCACCGTAACCTAATCGCTTTGGCACACACGTACCGGCTCCGGTTCGGTTTAGAGCAGCGAACCGTCTGCACGATCCCGATGTGCCACGTGTTCAGCTTCGGCGGTTTCGCCACGAGCTATATCGCGTTGGGATGGACGACGGTGGTTCTCCCCAAGTTCGAGATGTCCAAGCTTCTCTCCGCCGTGGAGGTTCACCGTCCCACGCACCTCACTCTCGTCCCTCCGATGGTGGTGGGGATGGTTAACGGAGCGAAGGAGATCAACTCCAAGTACGACGTGAGTTCGCTGCACACCGTCGTGGCTGGAGGAGCTCCGCTGAGCAGAGAGGTGATCGAGAAGTTCGTTAGGAATTATCCGAACGTTAAGGTGCTGCAAGGCTATGGTTTGACCGAGACAACGGCTATAGTTGCTACTATGTTCACTAAAGAGGAGACTGAGAGGTTCGGTTCCTCTGGTTTGCTTTCTCCGAACGTGGAGGCTAAGATTGTGGATCCGGAGACGGGTCGGTTATTGGGTGTGGGCCAAACCGGTGAGCTCTGGCTCCGGAGCCCCACTGTGATGAAAGGTTATTACAAGAACGAAGAAGCTACTGCAGCTACTATAGATTCAGATGGGTGGTTGAAGACTGGTGACTTGTGTTACATTGACAGTGAAGGTTTTGTGTTTGTTGTTGATAGATTAAAGGAGCTAATCAAATGCAATGGTTATCAg GTTGCTCCAGCTGAACTAGAGGCACTGTTGCTTGCTCATCCAGAGATTGATGACGCAGCAGTAATACC TATCCCTGATGAGAAAGCTGGGCAGTATCCAATGGCATATATTGTAAGAAAAGCTGGAAGTAACTTATCCGAAAGTGAAATCATGGGCTTCGTTGCAAAACAG GTATCACGGTACAAGAAGATACGTAAAGTCGTATTTTTAGGTTCAATCCCCAAAAATCCATCTGGCAAGATTTTGAGAAGAGAGCTTAAAAAGCTCACAACTTCAAAACTCTAG